Proteins found in one Enterococcus sp. 9D6_DIV0238 genomic segment:
- a CDS encoding low molecular weight protein-tyrosine-phosphatase, with translation MKKVLFVCLGNICRSPMAEAVFREKVKKHRLENQVQVSSAATSRWEVGNLPHQGTQEILKRQGISFSGIKATQIKELDFFEFDLLIGMDTENVADLKRVAPYGTEEKIHLFMEVVAGKEKMDVPDPYYTGDFDQTYTLVDQGTDAWLIYLAKE, from the coding sequence ATGAAAAAAGTACTATTTGTCTGCTTAGGAAATATTTGCCGATCACCTATGGCAGAAGCTGTATTTAGAGAGAAAGTCAAAAAGCACAGGTTGGAAAATCAGGTGCAGGTTTCTTCGGCTGCGACTAGTCGCTGGGAAGTAGGCAACCTACCACATCAAGGTACACAAGAAATCTTAAAAAGGCAGGGGATTTCTTTTAGTGGAATAAAAGCAACACAAATCAAAGAACTGGATTTTTTTGAGTTTGACCTTCTTATTGGAATGGATACAGAAAATGTAGCGGATTTAAAACGGGTCGCACCTTATGGAACAGAAGAGAAGATTCATTTATTTATGGAAGTTGTAGCCGGTAAAGAGAAGATGGATGTTCCAGATCCTTATTATACTGGTGATTTTGATCAAACCTATACATTGGTCGATCAAGGAACAGATGCTTGGTTAATTTATCTGGCTAAAGAATAA
- a CDS encoding class A sortase — translation MASRKKVPKKKKSRKRNWLLNIFLFLLLIVGLALVFNTQIRNLLIQQNGKAYAVEKLTPEDIEKNNKKDVSFDFEAVESLSTEAVIKAQFGNRNLPVIGAVALPDVKINLPIFRGLDNVVLLTGAGTMKPDQEMGKGNYALASHRVQDMVSLFSPLEYSKPGELIYTTDLNNVYTYKINYVEKIDPSRVELIDDVPGKKMITLITCGDMYATTRIAVQGELESVTPIDKATKEMTDAFQMEQLTL, via the coding sequence ATGGCCTCAAGAAAAAAAGTACCTAAAAAGAAAAAATCCAGAAAACGAAATTGGCTGCTCAATATATTTTTATTCCTATTGCTGATCGTTGGTTTAGCTTTAGTCTTCAACACACAAATTAGAAATCTGCTGATCCAGCAAAATGGAAAAGCGTATGCTGTAGAAAAACTAACGCCTGAAGATATCGAAAAAAATAATAAAAAAGATGTTTCCTTTGACTTTGAAGCTGTTGAATCGCTTAGTACAGAAGCTGTCATCAAAGCTCAGTTTGGAAACCGAAATTTACCTGTGATCGGAGCAGTAGCGCTTCCTGATGTGAAAATCAACTTACCGATTTTCAGAGGACTGGACAATGTTGTGCTATTGACCGGTGCTGGTACAATGAAACCAGATCAGGAGATGGGTAAAGGCAACTATGCTCTTGCCAGTCATCGTGTGCAAGATATGGTTTCGCTATTTTCACCATTAGAATATTCTAAACCAGGTGAGCTGATCTACACAACGGACTTGAATAACGTATATACGTATAAAATCAATTATGTAGAAAAGATCGATCCTTCACGCGTGGAGTTGATCGATGATGTTCCCGGCAAGAAAATGATCACGCTGATTACTTGCGGTGACATGTATGCGACAACTCGAATCGCAGTTCAAGGTGAACTAGAATCAGTTACCCCAATCGATAAAGCGACGAAAGAAATGACTGACGCTTTCCAAATGGAACAACTGACCCTATAA
- a CDS encoding MurR/RpiR family transcriptional regulator: protein MLFLDYIPDLNPLEYEIYHYIANNLKTVTYMRIRDLATETHTSTASILRFCHKFECNGFSEFKVKLHLYYESINQAQIADVDETQHIHFLERVNEPFLDHKIEQAVTLLADKGLVLFLGSGSSEPIAAYGSLYFTNLSQTALRIEDPSNYPIEWFPDDILERTCVIALSVTGETKEIIHYIKRLNTKKCPIISITNSDSSTISRMSDLNIPYTINRETIYKTSDNHDKTIELTSQLPALFLIEKIAKRLRLQKNI from the coding sequence ATGCTTTTTTTAGATTATATCCCTGATTTGAATCCTTTAGAGTATGAAATTTACCACTATATCGCCAACAATTTAAAGACTGTCACTTACATGCGCATCAGAGATTTAGCTACTGAAACACATACCAGTACTGCAAGTATTTTACGCTTTTGTCATAAATTTGAGTGTAATGGTTTCTCTGAATTCAAAGTCAAACTACATTTATATTATGAATCGATCAATCAGGCTCAAATTGCTGATGTCGATGAAACTCAGCATATCCACTTCTTAGAACGTGTCAATGAGCCTTTCCTTGATCATAAAATTGAGCAAGCTGTCACACTTTTAGCAGATAAAGGGTTAGTCCTTTTTCTCGGTTCCGGTTCATCTGAACCGATTGCCGCTTATGGTTCTCTTTATTTCACTAATTTGTCTCAAACAGCCTTACGAATCGAGGATCCTTCTAACTACCCAATTGAATGGTTTCCTGATGATATCCTTGAACGAACATGTGTGATCGCCCTATCCGTCACAGGTGAAACGAAAGAAATCATCCACTACATCAAACGTCTGAATACAAAAAAATGCCCGATCATTTCCATCACCAACAGCGACAGCTCAACGATCAGTAGAATGTCCGATTTGAACATTCCTTATACGATCAATCGGGAGACGATCTACAAAACAAGCGATAACCATGACAAAACGATCGAGCTGACTTCTCAATTACCTGCCCTTTTCTTGATCGAAAAAATTGCTAAACGCCTGAGATTACAAAAAAACATCTAA